The [Pantoea] beijingensis genomic sequence GTTGAGAAAAGGAAAAGTACCACTAAACGTCCGCCAAGAGAGACCGTGGTTAAAGGAGCCCCTATGTTGATTGGATTTGTACTATTAGTCAGCGCATGTGGTCACGATGCCTGTGATGCCTTACCGGTATCCGAGCGCATTTATCCCTCAATAGAAGCATGTCAGCAGATGGCTGACCGCATTCATCAGCGGCGTCCGAACGCTGTTTTATTCTGTGGTGAAGTCCACAGGTAAATGAAAGGGACTTAAACGCCCATTTAATACCATCGGTTTTCTCCACGAATCACAGAAAATGTTATCGGCACGGTTATCGTCCCGTGCCATCAACATGAAGATTAATCTGCCCTGCTGCTTGAAAGCATGCTGAATGCAGGCCAAAATATAATCTGTTTCTATCCCATTCCACCCGCATATGTCACGTTGATGAAAACACAAAAGCCGCGTCGGCCAACGGGCCGATGGATATATTATATTCTGTATGAAGGTATTCTGTGGCCCTGCCCCGTTCGCTGGGAGTGGGAAAACGGCTTCGGCGGCTGGCTGCCTTTTTATTACTCTCCTACTTTTGAATTCGTCGCAGGCGATCCACGTAAAGCCTATCGCGTGCCTAAAAGCGGCCTCAAAACACACCGCCACGATACGCTTCTGACGACAATGTGATCGCCTGTCGCCTTTCGCTCGGATATGGTTACCCTTCAGCACGCCTGTTGGACTCAACAGAGAAAAATAAGTACCTGATTCAGAATAAATTCCCCCATCTCACCAGCCAAAACGCAAATATCGGTCTGCGGCTCAACAGCAAAATAAACTTTGCTTAAATTTTTCTACGAACGCTGAAGCAGCCTGGATAAAACGCTACAATGCCAGTTTGTGGCTCAGAGAAGGAATCTCCTGGTGATATCAACATTTACCATACGGCTATCAAAACACGCCAGTGAAGCCTTATTACCCGATCTCAAAGCACTGGTGCCTGCGGAATCTATTCAATTTTTCTCAAATGAACTTGATGAGGAGTGGCATCACACTCTGCTGTGTCAGAATGGCGATCAAAATTGTTCTCTGACCGTTTCGGCAATTGTGCTATGGCGTCTGATGGGGAGAATTACAGTGATTAACTTTACCTCTCCTGCATTAACACAGGATGCTTCAACTGCCACGACGCTGGAACTCTTTGCGCTGTTAAAATACGCTGGCGCCGTGCTCTATATCTCATAGTGTTAAAATGCCGCCGGAAAGAAGGTCATGATCCCTGCAGCTAAAGATGTCGCGGTGGGTTAACCTGGAAATAATTAACTAAAAAATCGATACAAACTTTCAAACGCGCCGATCCCGAAGGGCGCGTTGCATATACTGCCCAAATATTGGCGTTTTGATACCAGTCGGGAAGGATATGGACTAACTCCCCGCTATCGAGATGTTTTTGTACATCCCACATTGAGCGCAGAGCGATCCCATGTCCTTTTAACGCCCAGTTGAGCACCACTCCGCCGCTATTTGAGGATAGCTGATTATTAACATGCACCTGTGTTATATCCGTACCATCGGTTAACGACCAGAGCGCGAACGGCGTATTGCGCTCCTGAATAATAAGGCACCGATGCATTTTTAAATCATTGAGAGTTTCCGGTACGCCAGCACTTTTCAAATAGTCCGCAGAGGCACAAAGTATCCGACGATTTTCAAACAATAATTTCGCAATATAGAGATCTTTAATATCATCACCAATGCGAATTTCAATATCGATGCCTTCTTCAACCAGGTCGACCTCCTGATCGGATAACATCAGCTTAATCTGTAATTCCGGGTATAGACTTGCCAGCTCGGAGATCGCATCCGATATATGCGTCAATCCAAAACCAAATGAACAACTAACATTCACTACACCAGTGACGGATTCACGCCACGCCGCCAAATCAGAAACAAAAGCATCCATACTTGCAATGACGTTCATGGCACCCACAAGCGCTCTTTCACCTTCAGCCGTTAACCGCATCGTGCGGTTATTTCTGAAAAAGAGTCGGGTTTCCAGACGCTTTTCGAGAATGCCAATCCTTTTACTGATATAAGAAGGCGAAAGACCTAGCTCAGCCGCCGCACGCGCAAACGTTGTACATCTGGCAATGGTTAAAAAAACATGGAGGTCCTCAATCAGCGGCCAATGTACGTT encodes the following:
- a CDS encoding LysR substrate-binding domain-containing protein; amino-acid sequence: MGTQEKKNVHWPLIEDLHVFLTIARCTTFARAAAELGLSPSYISKRIGILEKRLETRLFFRNNRTMRLTAEGERALVGAMNVIASMDAFVSDLAAWRESVTGVVNVSCSFGFGLTHISDAISELASLYPELQIKLMLSDQEVDLVEEGIDIEIRIGDDIKDLYIAKLLFENRRILCASADYLKSAGVPETLNDLKMHRCLIIQERNTPFALWSLTDGTDITQVHVNNQLSSNSGGVVLNWALKGHGIALRSMWDVQKHLDSGELVHILPDWYQNANIWAVYATRPSGSARLKVCIDFLVNYFQVNPPRHL